In the Deltaproteobacteria bacterium genome, one interval contains:
- a CDS encoding Arc family DNA-binding protein, with the protein MAQLVVRDLDQDVKVRLQRQANRHGRSMEEEVLDILRDAVSADKRTAPGLGTRLRKRFAGIGLDTDIAELRGRPARRALWKR; encoded by the coding sequence ATGGCGCAGCTCGTCGTCAGAGACCTCGATCAAGACGTGAAAGTGCGGCTGCAGCGGCAGGCCAATCGACACGGTCGCAGCATGGAAGAGGAGGTGCTCGACATTCTGCGCGATGCAGTCTCAGCGGATAAGCGCACTGCCCCTGGACTCGGCACTCGCTTGCGAAAGCGCTTCGCCGGTATCGGGCTGGATACGGACATCGCAGAATTGCGTGGCCGCCCCGCCCGGCGTGCGCTCTGGAAGCGATGA